The following proteins come from a genomic window of Myroides odoratus DSM 2801:
- a CDS encoding MFS transporter, translated as MSQNNKTFGQTLKSFNKNFWIASFMELMERWAWYGIYTLLGLYLVGSTDTGGLGFDHVQKGSIMGGVVGILYFLPLFFGVIADRIGYKISLIISFVIMIAGYYLLGEVTAFSNVYAAFLLVAVGAAFFKPVASAIIASNTDESTGTLGFGIFYMMVNIGGFIGPAMSSGLRTTYGWNIIFIQAAVVIAINLIVVLFFYKESKVEKPKDSIAKAIKDSVLGIFEALKDVRLGILLLLMIGFWTMFNQLFNTLPNFIEDWVNSAVLSEWINEHIPFLGTLLTQDGQVKPEWFTNIDSFMIIICQVTISYFVTKMRHINAVIRGAIIASIGVGLTFYTNNPLFTILGTMIFSIGEMMSSPTVSSFISLITPKGKDGLYQGTYFLPVAASYFVTDYISGNLYQSWSDKLSLLKTEMATRNVPMPEVVSHEQFIEQGAKTLNMSINAFEKQFNLKAESVDWPTVIQSFKDFAISKSIDISQVHFPFSKNEYFALAEQKLGMSHWEMVDMLWATYNPNKIWYVIVAIGVFSVVTLMIYDRLVIKPIENKK; from the coding sequence ATGTCACAAAATAATAAAACCTTTGGACAGACTTTAAAATCGTTCAATAAAAACTTCTGGATTGCCAGCTTCATGGAACTTATGGAACGTTGGGCATGGTATGGTATCTATACCCTTTTAGGGCTTTATTTAGTCGGATCAACAGACACAGGTGGTCTTGGTTTCGACCACGTACAAAAGGGAAGTATCATGGGCGGTGTAGTAGGTATCTTATACTTCTTACCTTTATTTTTTGGTGTTATTGCTGACCGTATCGGTTATAAAATTTCATTGATTATTTCCTTTGTTATCATGATTGCTGGTTATTACCTTTTAGGGGAAGTAACTGCATTCTCCAATGTCTATGCCGCCTTTTTATTAGTTGCAGTAGGAGCCGCTTTCTTTAAACCAGTAGCATCAGCCATTATCGCAAGTAACACCGATGAATCTACGGGTACCTTAGGTTTCGGTATCTTTTATATGATGGTAAACATCGGTGGATTTATTGGTCCAGCAATGTCTTCGGGATTACGCACTACCTATGGTTGGAACATCATCTTCATCCAAGCGGCTGTGGTAATCGCCATCAACTTAATTGTCGTATTGTTTTTCTATAAAGAATCGAAAGTAGAAAAACCAAAAGACTCTATCGCAAAAGCTATTAAAGATTCTGTACTAGGTATCTTTGAAGCTTTAAAAGACGTCCGTTTAGGTATCCTTTTGTTGTTAATGATTGGGTTTTGGACCATGTTTAATCAATTGTTCAATACACTACCAAACTTCATCGAAGACTGGGTTAACTCGGCGGTATTAAGTGAATGGATCAATGAACATATCCCTTTCTTAGGAACGTTACTAACGCAAGATGGTCAGGTAAAACCAGAATGGTTTACCAATATTGACTCATTTATGATTATTATCTGTCAGGTAACTATTTCCTATTTCGTAACTAAAATGCGTCATATCAATGCCGTAATTCGTGGAGCTATTATTGCAAGTATTGGAGTTGGATTAACCTTCTATACCAACAATCCGCTTTTCACTATTTTAGGTACAATGATCTTCTCTATTGGGGAGATGATGTCAAGTCCAACAGTATCTTCGTTTATTTCATTAATCACGCCTAAAGGAAAAGATGGTTTGTACCAAGGGACTTACTTCTTACCTGTGGCAGCAAGCTACTTTGTTACGGATTACATCTCAGGAAACCTATACCAATCGTGGTCTGATAAGTTATCCCTATTAAAAACAGAGATGGCAACACGCAATGTTCCAATGCCTGAAGTAGTCAGCCATGAACAATTTATAGAACAAGGAGCCAAAACGCTAAACATGTCGATAAATGCTTTTGAAAAGCAATTTAATCTTAAAGCTGAATCTGTAGATTGGCCTACTGTAATACAATCTTTTAAAGACTTTGCGATATCTAAGAGTATTGACATTAGCCAAGTACACTTTCCTTTCTCTAAGAATGAATACTTTGCTTTAGCAGAACAAAAGCTAGGGATGTCACATTGGGAAATGGTCGATATGTTGTGGGCTACCTACAATCCAAACAAAATTTGGTATGTAATTGTTGCTATTGGTGTATTTTCTGTTGTTACGCTAATGATCTATGACAGATTAGTGATTAAACCGATCGAAAACAAGAAATAA
- a CDS encoding peptide MFS transporter gives MAAETATKSDLFKSNVLGHPAGLFVLFFTEMWERFSFYGMRVLLIQFLTAQVLFGSEFSGWGWSAEQAGALYGTYAMLLYLTPILGGVIADKYIGSRWAVIVGAIIMTVGHASMAAEGISKIWFFVGLACLVIGTGFFKPNMPSMLGEMYKALPEKKDGAYTIFYMGVNSGAFFGMMLCGYLAETKGWHYGFGLAGIFMLLGTIQFWLAKPLFGDLGELKKVDVTKEKTEEEIKEEEETKNPYTLVDYILIAIVSIVGLLYAFNDPLSKNNVLDLFAFLDTPFLRGQNLMAILALVSFLYLVVSRILRYGKVIRDRMFAVILLAFFLMFFFMSFEQGATSLVLVARDYVDRTLEGTALTIFNVVNTCLTIIPLLIISWVLILLAKATWKKIALSNVILFICFAGIWAMAIYMLNAEFSKEVSEITVSWFSILNSFFIIALASSVSKLWDSKYNPPAAFKYGIGLLLVAVGFLILGLGSMGLGDGVKMSMIFLVLTYLFHTLGELFISPVGLSYVSKLVPGKMLAFMFGMWYLALAIAQKFAAILGGQIENIKEEYSLSHFFFLFTLIPAAAAVLVMLVNPLLKKLMHGVR, from the coding sequence ATGGCAGCAGAAACAGCTACTAAATCGGACCTTTTTAAGTCTAATGTCTTAGGGCATCCAGCAGGTCTTTTCGTTCTTTTCTTCACGGAGATGTGGGAACGTTTCTCTTTCTACGGAATGAGAGTCTTATTGATTCAATTCTTAACCGCTCAAGTGCTTTTTGGCAGTGAGTTTTCAGGTTGGGGTTGGTCAGCAGAGCAAGCCGGAGCCTTATACGGTACTTATGCTATGCTTCTTTATTTAACTCCAATTTTAGGGGGAGTTATCGCCGATAAATACATTGGTTCTCGTTGGGCTGTAATCGTTGGAGCGATTATTATGACCGTAGGTCACGCTTCTATGGCAGCAGAGGGAATCTCTAAAATCTGGTTCTTCGTCGGACTGGCTTGTTTAGTTATTGGTACAGGTTTCTTTAAACCAAATATGCCTTCAATGTTAGGAGAAATGTATAAAGCGCTTCCTGAAAAGAAAGATGGAGCGTATACTATTTTCTATATGGGAGTAAACTCAGGTGCCTTCTTCGGAATGATGCTTTGTGGTTACTTAGCAGAAACAAAAGGATGGCACTATGGATTTGGATTAGCTGGTATCTTCATGTTATTGGGAACGATCCAATTCTGGTTAGCTAAACCGCTATTTGGCGATTTAGGGGAATTGAAAAAAGTTGACGTAACAAAAGAGAAAACAGAAGAGGAAATCAAAGAAGAAGAGGAAACAAAAAACCCTTATACCCTTGTAGATTACATCTTAATCGCTATCGTATCTATCGTTGGATTACTATACGCGTTTAATGACCCGTTATCAAAAAACAACGTATTAGATCTTTTTGCCTTCTTAGATACTCCGTTCTTACGTGGACAAAACTTAATGGCTATCTTGGCTTTAGTTTCTTTCTTATACCTAGTAGTTTCTCGTATTCTACGTTATGGAAAAGTAATTAGAGACCGTATGTTTGCGGTTATCTTATTGGCTTTCTTCTTAATGTTCTTCTTCATGAGTTTTGAGCAGGGTGCTACTTCATTAGTATTAGTTGCTAGAGATTATGTAGATCGTACTTTAGAAGGTACAGCCTTGACGATATTCAACGTAGTCAATACGTGTTTAACCATTATTCCATTGTTGATTATTTCATGGGTATTGATTCTATTAGCTAAAGCAACTTGGAAAAAAATTGCCTTATCTAATGTTATCTTATTCATTTGCTTTGCTGGAATTTGGGCGATGGCTATTTATATGTTAAATGCTGAATTTTCAAAAGAAGTATCTGAAATCACCGTTTCTTGGTTCTCTATTTTGAACTCATTCTTCATCATTGCTTTAGCATCATCTGTATCGAAACTATGGGATTCTAAATACAACCCACCTGCTGCATTCAAATACGGTATTGGTTTGTTATTAGTGGCTGTTGGATTCTTAATTTTAGGATTGGGTTCAATGGGATTAGGTGATGGTGTAAAAATGTCGATGATATTTTTAGTTTTAACTTACTTATTCCATACTTTAGGGGAATTATTTATTTCACCAGTAGGATTGTCTTATGTGTCGAAATTAGTACCTGGAAAAATGCTAGCTTTTATGTTTGGTATGTGGTACTTAGCTTTGGCTATTGCACAGAAATTTGCAGCCATCCTAGGAGGTCAAATTGAAAATATCAAAGAAGAATATTCATTGAGTCACTTCTTCTTCTTATTTACTTTAATCCCTGCTGCAGCTGCAGTATTGGTGATGTTAGTAAATCCATTATTGAAAAAACTAATGCACGGTGTTCGTTAA
- a CDS encoding peptide MFS transporter, producing MSQTQTIEEIQNFEGKYPKQIWSLFFSEMWERFSFYGMRGMLVFFMIHHLDFEHGKANLQYGATQAFVYAFTFLGGIFADKILGFRKSLFWGGSMMILGSLILAIDPHAYFFTGIAFTVIGTGFFKPNISTMVGKLYKKGDNRTDAGFSLFYAGINLGALLGGYLCIAIGKGQLFADTIDEAHRWNVAFGLAAFVMCVSLINFIFTKRHLGPIGLQPMQTNANGKQTKMPLWKEVGTYILTFAMVPVIVFMIDNTEYTAYFMYTVGPLALIYLFYEMRNLTSAERKKIIAALVFIFFSILFFAIYEQAGGSLSIFAAQNLNSELLGMHLDPNGVNNSGGAFFIIFIAPILGLLWIWMAKKKIEPNTVMKFGIGFILLGAGFYALFGTRFFADAAGMTSLDFFTFALLIITLGELCLSPIGLSIMTKLSTANLQGMMMGMWFLASAYGQYVAGIIGASMSTQEVENPTNYDLLITYTDGYKELGLYAVIAGVILIAFSPVMKKLMQEVK from the coding sequence ATGAGTCAAACACAAACAATAGAAGAGATTCAGAATTTCGAGGGAAAATACCCTAAACAGATCTGGAGCTTATTCTTCTCCGAAATGTGGGAACGTTTTTCGTTCTATGGAATGAGAGGAATGTTGGTATTCTTTATGATACACCACTTGGATTTCGAACATGGAAAAGCAAACTTACAATACGGAGCTACACAAGCATTCGTTTATGCTTTTACCTTCTTAGGAGGAATCTTTGCAGATAAAATTTTAGGTTTTCGAAAGTCTCTTTTTTGGGGTGGCTCAATGATGATTTTAGGAAGTTTGATTCTTGCGATTGACCCGCATGCTTACTTCTTTACAGGTATTGCCTTTACCGTTATTGGAACAGGTTTCTTTAAACCAAACATTTCAACTATGGTAGGTAAATTGTATAAAAAAGGAGATAACCGTACTGATGCTGGTTTCTCGTTATTTTATGCAGGAATTAACTTAGGAGCTTTACTAGGAGGATATTTGTGTATCGCTATTGGTAAAGGTCAGCTTTTTGCTGATACTATTGATGAAGCTCATCGTTGGAATGTAGCTTTCGGATTAGCAGCATTTGTGATGTGTGTGAGTTTAATCAACTTTATCTTTACAAAGAGACATTTAGGTCCTATTGGACTTCAACCGATGCAAACAAATGCAAATGGGAAACAAACTAAAATGCCTTTATGGAAAGAAGTTGGAACCTACATCTTAACTTTTGCTATGGTTCCTGTTATTGTATTCATGATTGACAATACAGAATATACAGCGTACTTCATGTATACCGTTGGACCATTAGCATTGATTTACTTATTCTATGAGATGAGAAATTTAACGAGCGCTGAACGCAAGAAAATTATTGCAGCTTTAGTGTTTATTTTCTTCTCTATCTTATTCTTTGCGATTTACGAACAAGCAGGAGGATCATTGAGCATCTTTGCTGCACAAAACTTAAATTCAGAGTTATTGGGGATGCATTTAGATCCAAACGGGGTGAATAACTCTGGGGGAGCTTTCTTCATCATCTTTATTGCTCCAATCTTAGGTTTATTGTGGATCTGGATGGCGAAAAAGAAAATTGAACCTAATACAGTTATGAAATTCGGTATCGGATTTATCTTATTAGGAGCAGGTTTCTACGCTTTATTCGGAACTAGATTCTTCGCTGATGCTGCGGGTATGACTTCTTTAGACTTCTTTACCTTTGCTTTATTAATCATCACGTTAGGGGAATTGTGTTTATCGCCAATTGGATTATCCATCATGACTAAACTTTCTACAGCAAACCTTCAAGGGATGATGATGGGAATGTGGTTCTTAGCTAGTGCATATGGTCAATATGTTGCTGGTATTATTGGGGCTTCTATGTCTACACAAGAAGTTGAAAATCCAACAAACTATGATTTATTAATTACATATACAGACGGATATAAAGAATTAGGATTATACGCTGTAATTGCAGGGGTAATCTTAATTGCTTTCTCTCCAGTAATGAAGAAATTAATGCAAGAGGTGAAGTAA